The genome window TTCCTATAAAAGCGTGAAAAAGACCCCCAAGGGGTACGAGTTCACCTTGCCCCCATCCTCCACCGTGGGCTCTGTCACCCTTGACTTCGAGGGTAAACCGATTCATCTCACCGGCCGGGGCATTGAACCCTGGGTCGTGGAACTGGGCGATTTCGCCGCTCCCGAAGCCGGTCGCCCCCCCCTGGCGCAGCGTCTCACCCTGACCACGCCGGGAGGTCTGCAAGTGATCCTGCGGACCAAGAAGATCGAACTATTCGCAGCCCCCATGGACCTTTCGACACTGGAACTCCCTCTCCCGCCCCAGGCCAGGCACATTCCCCTGAACAAGGCCGGAGACGTGCGCGCGCCGGAGCTGCCCTAGTGTCGCGGTTTTGAAAAACATGAACATGTTTTTCACAACACAATATCTGGTTCTCTTGGTTTAGGCCCGCGAAGAGTACGAACGTGTTTTAGAACGCCGCACGAGGGCTTCCGGCAGCAGGCTCACGCAGGCAGCGGGAACTTCCTGATGCCGGGTTCGTTTCAAGCACCAACCAGCAACACAAAAAACCGGAACACAGCCATGAGCACCCCCGTCATATTCGGTTCCGACCACGCCGGATTCGCTCTCAAGGAACAGCTCAAGACCTTCGTCGCCAAAATGGGGCACGAGGTGGTGGACGTCGGCACGGACAGCCTGTCCAGCTGCGACTATCCCCTCTTCGCCTTCAAATTGTGCGATCTCGTTCTCGAAAAGAACTGTCTTGGCATACTTATCTGTGGTACGGGCATGGGCATGTCCATGGCAGCCAACCGGCGTCCCGGCATCCGCGCGGCGCTGTGCGCCAACGAGTACCTGGCGCGCATGACCCGCCTGCACAACAACGCCAACGTCCTCTGCCTGGGCGAACGCTGGGTGGGGCCAGGGCTTGGCGAAGCCATCGCCGAAACTTTCCTGAAAACTCAGTTCGAGGGCGGACGCCACCTGCGCCGCATCGAACTCTTCGACACCATCTAAGGGGAACCAGAAATGTCCGCGAACAACGAGATGGACCGCAAAGCAGTCGCCGTCATCAGGGGCCTCATCATGGACACCACCCGCAAGGCCAACTCCGGCCACCCGGGCGGGCCGATGTCTTCCGCAGACGTCGCCTATGTCCTTTTCAAGGAATTCCTCCGTTTCTCCCCGGACGACCACACCTGGTTCAACCGCGACCGCTTCGTGCTCTCGGCGGGACACGAGTCCGCCCTGCTCTACAGCCTGCTGACCTTCCAAGGTCTCCTGAACCTGGACGACCTCAAGAACTTCCGCCAGTGGAAATCGCGCACGCCCGGCCACCCTGAGGTGCACCTCACCCCCGGCGTCGAGGCCACCACCGGCCCGCTGGGTCAGGGCTTCGCCATGTCCGTGGGCATGGCCGCCGCAGAGACCATGCTGCGCGCCCGCCTCGGCGCGGACATCTGCGACCACCACACCTACGTGCTGGCCTCCGACGGCGACTTCCAGGAGCCCATCTGCCTGGGCGCGGCCTCCCTGGCCGGACACTGGGGACTGGGCAAGCTCATCGCTTTCTACGACTCCAACCAGATCCAGCTCTCCGGCCCCACCAAGCGCAGCGACTGCACCGACTACAAGAAGGTGTTCGAGGGCTTCTGCTGGCACGTGATCGAGATCGACGGCCACGACCACGAGGCCATCCGGGGGGCCATCCGCGCAGCCCAGGCCGAGACCGAGCGCCCCACGCTCATCATCTGCCACACCATCATCGCCAAGGGCACGGCCACCCGCGAGGGCGACTTCGAGACCCACGGCGCGCCCCTGCCCGCCGACGAGATCGCTGCCACCAAGACCAAATGCGGCCTGAATCCCGCTGAGTGTTTCTCCCTGCCCCAGGACTCTGTGGAGCATTTCCGGGTCCGCTTCCCCGAGCTGCGCTCCCAGGCCGCAGAGTGGAACCGCACCCTGGAGACCCGGCTGGACAAGGACCCGGCCTTCCTGGACCTGTGGCGCGTGATGAAGCGCTCGCCCGGCAACCGCTCCTTCAAGTGGCCCGCCTTCGAGCCCGGCTCCAAGATCGCCACCCGCTCCGCCTGGGGCAAATGCCTGGAAGCCCTGGTTGACCAGCTTCCCATCCTGGTGGGCGGCTCGGCGGACCTCGACCCCTCCAACATGACCGTCAAGTTCCGCGAGATGGTGGGCAACTTCGGCCCCGAGAACCCCCTGGGACGCAACCTCGCCTTCGGCGTACGCGAGTTCCCCATGGGCGCGATCGTCAACGGCATCGCCCTGCATGGCGGACTGATCCCCTTCGGGGCCACGTTCCTCATGTTCTCCGACTACGAGCGCAACGCGCTGCGCATGTCCGCCCTGCAGCATCTGCCCGCGCTGCACATCTTCACCCATGACTCGTTCCACCTGGGCGAGGACGGCCCCACGCACCAGCCCATCGAGCACGTCAGCGCCCTGCGGCTCATCCCCAACATGCTGGTGATGCGCCCCTCCGACGCCAACGAGACCGCGCTGTGCCTGGAGACCGCCTTGCAGCAGACCAGCAGGCCCACCTGCCTGATGCTCAGCCGCCAGAACCTTCCCACCATGGACCCGGCAGTCTATCCCGCCGTGGTGGACGGAGCGAAAAAGGGTGGCTACGTGCTGCGCGACGCCCCCGGCGGCAAGCCGGACCTGATCATCCTGGTCTCCGGCTCCGAGGCGCCCATGGCCCTGGCCGCCGCCGAGGCCCTGACCGAGCGCAAGGTGCGCGTGGTCAACATGCCCTGCATGGAGCTCTTCGACGAACAGCCCCAGCTCTACAAGGACGAAGTGCTGCCGCCTGAATGCTCCTGCCGGGTGGCCGTGGAGGCCGGACGCCCCGAACTCTGGTACAAGTACGTGGGCTGCGGCAGCCTGGTGCTCGGGCTCACCCACTTTGGTGACTCCGCACCCGCCGAGGTGCTGGCCAAGGAATACGGCTTCACCGCCGAGAACCTGGTCGCGCAGATCCGCGCCCGCCTGGCCTAGCGCCGGAGGACATACCTCGGCGCGCCGGGAACGCATCGACATCCAAGAGTCCCCGCCTCCATGTGGAGGCGGGGACTCTTTTTTGCTTTCAACGCGGTGTCCTGCATCAATCCCGTGCAATAATCCGCTCGGTTACGGCTTTGGATGCTGCCAAAGGCGAGATCGCGACGTGACGACGTCGCATGAAACCATGGGACCATGCAGCGCCCGATTTGGCAAAGAGGAAATCATGGCGTGGTTTCCGCCTGGAATGCGCTGGATGTGCGCTGATCCAACGCGATTGGACAGCAGGATTATCCCGCACGTGCGCACGGCAAGAACGCCGCATGGCAACACGCTCCTAGGTATGCGGAAATCAACCTGAAGTGGATCCGCCCCCCTGCGGGGCCCGGCTTGTCGCAGCAGTTAAATTTTTTTAATCCTCAAATTTTACCTTGACTCTTTTGAAAATGCATTTACCTTCTTTCGGCAAACGGCATCGATCTTGTTGAGTGTTGGGTCAAGCGTGTGCTTCGCTCCAATTTGATAAGAATGAATGCCAAATACATTTTGGAGTTTATGCACATGGCCAAGAAACTTTACGTCGGCAACCTTCCCTTCTCCGCTTCCGAAGACGATGTCCGTGATTACTTCGCCCCCTACGGCGAGGTGATCTCCGTTGCCCTGATCACCGATCGCGAGACCGGTCGCCTTCGTGGCTTCGGATTCGTCGAGATGAACGATGAAGGTGCGCTTGCCGCCGTTGAAGCCCTGGACGGCCAGAGCTTCCAGGGTCGCAACCTGAAGATCAACGAAGCTCAGGAGCGTCCCCGCCGCCAGTACAATGACAACCCCCGCTCCGGTGGCGGTGGCCGTCGTCCCTGGTAATCCGGGCAGACTGACCATTCCAGGCCCCATCCCCAAAGGGATGGGGCCTTTTTTTTACACTGCTACCAGCCGGAGGTGAATCAATGGCCAAAGAAGACGGCATCGAAATAGCCGGCGTGGTTCAGGAAGCCCTTCCCGGAACTGTGTTTGAAGTCAAGTTGGAGACCGGGCAGACCGTTCTGGCCTATCTCTGCGGCAAAATGCGCAAGTTCCGTATCAAGATCCTTCCTGGAGACTCTGTCAAGGTGATGATGTCTCCCTACGACCTGACCAAAGGCCGCATCACTTTCCGCGCGAAATAGTGCGCGCGCGGCAGACCGTAACGCCGCCGTATGCATTGAGGGCGGGCTTCCCCACGGGAGGCCCGCCCTCAATCTTTACGTCGTGCGGGATTTTCACTACCCTGCTGCCCCACCAACACCCTGGAGGAAACATGGAAGCACCCGACCGCAACCTCGCCCTTGACCTTGTCCGCGTGACCGAAGCAGCCGCCCTGGCCAGCGCCAGATGGCTCGGCAAAGGCGACAAGAACGCCGGGGATGGGGCCGCCGTGGACGCCATGCGGCTGTGCTTTGACTCGATCAACATCCAAGGAGTCATCGTCATCGGCGAAGGCGAAAAGGATGAAGCCCCCATGCTCTTCAACGGCGAATCCGTCGGTTCCGGCACCGGCCCGGCCATGGACGTGGCCGTGGACCCGGTTGAAGGCACGCGGCTGCTGGCGTATGGCCGCCCCAACGCCATCTCCGTGGTGGGCTGCGCTCCCAAGGGCTCCATGTTCGACCCCGGCCCCAGCTTCTACATGCAGAAGCTGGTCGTGCCCTCGCAGGCCAAGGACGCCGTGGACCTGGACGCACCGGTTCAGGACAACCTCCTGGGTATAGCCAAGGCCCTGGACAAGGACGTGGACGACCTGGTGGTGTTCGTTCTGGACAAGCCCCGGCATTCGAAGCTCATCGCGGACATCCGGGCCACCGGGGCGCGCATCCAGCTGCACACCGACGGCGACGTGGCCGGTTCGCTCATGGCCCTCGACCCCAAGGACATGGTGGACGTGATGATGGGCACGGGCGGCACCCCCGAAGGCGTGCTCTCGGCCTGCGCCATCCGCGCCGTTGGCGGGCAGATGCTGGCCCGGCTCGATCCCCAGTCCGAGGAGGAGCGCAACAACCTGCTGGACGCTGGCTTCGACCTGAAGCGCGTGCTCACCGCAGAGGAACTCGTCTCCAGCGGCGACACCTTCTTCGCGGCCACGGGCATCTCCGGCGGAAAATGGCTCGAGGGCGTGAGCTTCTCGGGGCACGGCGCGGTGACGCACTCGCTGGTCCTGCGCGGCAAGACCGGCACCGTCAGGCGCATCGAGTCCCACCATACCTGGGACAAGCTCATGGCTTTCAGCTCCGTGAAGTACGACTAGAGAATTCGCCGCAGCGCAGATCAAGAAAAAGGGCAGGTTCCGTCGAACCTGCCCTTTGCGTTTCGATATTTTCCGGCAGCGCCTTCAAAGCCCGTTAGTCCGGATTGCGCCCCCGAAAACCAAAGCCGGAGGGTGGGTACGGCGCTTCTCGGGAGAGGCACTTCCCCTTGCTAACGCTTTTTCGCCTTGCCCTTGCCAACGGGCAGGGGGTCCTGCCCCACGGGCGTGGCCTCGATCACTTCCAGCACGTTGCCCGGCTTTACAAGCCCCGTCACTTTAAGGTGCACGTTGACCAGATTGCGGGGGTGGAAGCAGAGATCGTCCAGGCAGCCGTAAATATTTCCGTCGTCGGCGCGGAAACGGGCGCAGTAGTAAAAGGGATCGTCCTCACCGCCCACGTTGGAACTGGACCCGCTGCGCACGCACCCTTCAAAGCGTCCTGTCAGCCTGACCTGCTGCACGCCGGGGTCGTATCCCATGAAGGATATGCGGGTAAGATACGGCACGGTGGACGCGCTCCCCGGATACACGGACGCCACGGCCAGACGAAGTGTCTGGCCTTTGCCCGAGAAGGCCAGGCTCTGGGGCTTGTCCGTATCCTTGAAGGTGAGGCTGACCGTCGCGCCGTCCTTGAAGCTCAGGACAGCGTTCCTGATGCGCCCGTACTGGCGGTGCGTTCCGGATTCGGACCAGCCGTTCACCACGGTGACCCCCGTGATGACCATGGGCCTGCCGAAATCGAACTCGATCCACTCCCCGAGCGCCACGCCCTGGGTGTTGGACGGGTTCACCAGACGGGCCAGGTTCGCCCCGGATTCAGCGTTCCCGGAAGCGTCGATCTGAAAGGACAGGGGCAGGGAGACCTGGGATTTCTGAGCCCAGGCCGGACAGGCCGAAAAAATCATGAGAAGGAGCAGGAGCGCGGGCATGGTGTGATGCTTTCTCAATAGAGGTTGGCCATTTCCTGGGAGTGGTACAGGAACTCCACCCGGCGGTTGATGGCGCGGTTCTGGTCGGAGGTGTTGGGGGCGATGGGGTTGCTGTCCGCGTAGGCGGCGGCCTTGACCCGGGTGGAGGGGATGCCCCCCTTCTCCACGATGTAACGCACGCAGGAGGCCGCTCGCATCGCGGAGAGCTCGAACTTGGACATGTTGCCGCCGTTGCCCGCTTCCACGTCGTCGGTATGGCCGCGCACCACAAGGTCCACCTTGATCTTTTTCATCACGCTGACCACGTCGTCCAGCAGCTTGAGGGCTTCGGGCTTGAGCTGCGGCGAGCCCGGCTGGAACATCACGGCGTTGTTGACGTGCAGCAGCACCCCGACCTTGTCCGAACTCACGCCGGAGTTCTTCTTCAGGTTGGGGTTGTTTTCCATGAGCTGCTTGATCATCAGGGCGACCTCGTACTGGAGCTTCTCCTCCTGGGAGAGCTTGAACTGGGGCGTGCCCTGCTGCACATCCTTGGCGATGTAGGTCGGCAGCACCACGGTCTCCTGCGGGCGATCGCGCTTGGGCAGGTCCTGGTCCTGGAAGAAGACGGAGATCTGTTCCTTCTGCTGGGGCTTCAAGGCCATGGTCAGCCAGAGCAGCAGAAACAGCGCCATCATGGCCGTGACGAAGTCCGCGTAGGCAACCTTCCAGCTTCCGCCGTGGGCTCCTGCGTGTGATTCGTCCTCTTTCTTGACGATGATCGGCGCCGGTTTGTTCTTGGACATGCAGTAATCCAGAGTGGAGCAACCCGCTCTTATACTCTTCTGTAAATTGTCCCGACCGGGATATCAACCACGTGCTGCGCTTCCCGCAAAAAATCCGCTCCAGCCTCCAATACCGCCGACTCTCTCCTGAAGTTCTATCCGATGAAGAACTTGACGTTGGCGTACATGAGCCCCGAAAGCCCCGCCACGGCAAGCAGGCAGGCCGCCACACAGTGGAGCTTAAGGCGAAGCGGGTTCTGATTCCTGATGACCAGCCCCCAGAGGGTGCAGGCCATGAGCAGGCACACCAGGGCCACGCCCTCGCCCCAGAAGAAGAACGGGCGCACCGGGAGGTCGCGCACGAGGGGCCAGATGCGGGCGAATATCCCTGCCAGCGCAGCCAGCGCGGCGAACGTGGAGAACAGAGCCCACTTGCTGGCCAGTTTCAGTGCGAAGTTGTAATAGTCGCGACCGAAATCGTCCTTGTCGCGGCGGTAGATCAGATAGAGCGTTGAATATGCTCCGGCCAGGGCCAGGCTCAGGGGCAGGGACAACCCCAGGAGCAGCCAGGACGAGGATTCCAGCGGGGGAAGAAAAAAGGACGGGTCGGCTCCGGGTTCGGCTGCGCTCAGTACGAAATGGCGCAGAAAAGCCAGGAACATGTAGCCGAACCCCCAGGCAGCCGCCGTGGAGGCGCACCCGATGACGGCGTGCGCCAGGCGTTTGTCCTTCAGGGCCTGCCACGCGGCGCGGAACACCAGGGCCAGTCCGGCGGCCAGAACCAGCGCGGCAGCCAGCGGCATCACGGGCAGCGGCCAGCCCAGCCAGAAGGAGGCCACAGCCGGGAAGCCCTTCTGCACCAGGGCAGCGCCCGCGCCGATGCCCACGGCGGCGACCAGTCCGGCCAACAGGCACAGTGTGGCGGTCTGCTGGCCGTATTTGTCGCGGAAAACCTTCACCCTCTTGGGCGGGTTGACCAAAAGGACGGCACTGGTCACGGGCAGCCCGGCAGCGGCCAGGGCCAGGGACAGTGGCAGGCAGACGAGGGCCGTGAAGGCCGCGAAGAGATAGTGCTCGTTCACGCTGAACCGGACTCCTTGATTGCATGGGGCCGCACAAGACGCGGCGCGGCTTTTTTGCCCCAATTCCTTGCAGGATGCAATGAACATGGAGCATGTGAATCAATATGGATTCGACTTTGCCGTATCCTTCGGCCCAGGCCACTTGCAATCGTGGCAACACTCAATTATCGTTTGGGAAACTATTGGAGGATGCGGTGAAACGATTCGGCCTGACCGCCCTGAGCCTGGCGCTCGCCATTTCCGGCTGCGCCCAGAACAAGGGCAAGGACGCCCAGACATCCCGGCTGGACAACCTGGAAGCAGGCTTCTCCCGTTTTCAGGAGCAGCAGCGCGCCAGGGACGCCGACATCGACTCCAAACTGCGCGACATCGCCTCCCGCCTGGACCGCCTGAACTCCGGCCAGCCGCCCGTGCAGGCCGGAAAGGCCCAAACTCCCAAGGCACCTGCCAGCGCCCAACGCCCCGGAAAGCAGCCAATAGTGGCCGGGCAGATCATCCCGCTGGCCCCGCAGCAGAACGCAGGCGCGCCCCAACCAGCTGCTCAGGCCGCGCCGCAGGCTATTCCCCAGGCCGCTGGACAGCCACTGCCCCCAGGAAAGCCTGCCAAACCGATGACATCGCCCGCCTCCCAACCAGCGGCGCAGCCCCTGCCCGCTTCGCAGGGGCAGCAGGCCGCAGCAATCCCACAGACAGCTCCCCAGCCAGCAGCCTCGCCCTTGAGGCCGCACGTGGTCACGGTGAATGATCTCCCCAGGCCGGGCCAGCCCCTGGCGATGTCCCCGGCCCCGCAGCCAAAACAGCCAGTCCCTCTGGAATCCGCGCGCCACGGCAAGGGCAAGGCCCCCCGGCAGGCGGCTCCCCAGGCCGCATCCGCGCAGCCGCTCGCACCGGCCCCGCAACCCCTGACGCCAGCCGCTCCGGCTCCTCAGCCCGTCCCTGCAACTCCGGCTGCCCCGCTCCCCCCGGCCGTTCCCGGAGCCTCCGGCGGCCCCGTGGCCCAGCCTCCGGCAGCGGACATACAGGAACAACTCCTCTACACCGAAGCCCTGCGTTCGGTATCGGCCAATCGCAACGACGAAGGCCGCAAGAAATTCAACGACTTCCTGGCCAAGTACCCCTCCTCCAGCAAGACGCCCGAAGTCCTGTTCTGGATCGGCGAGAGCTACATGGGCGACAAGAGCTACAACCAGGCCGTGATGTCCTTCAAGGAAGTGACCACCCGCTTCCCCAAGGACCCCAAGTCCGGCGAGTCGCTCTTTCGCATCGCCGACGCCTACGAGCGCCTGGGCGACAAATCCAACGCCGTGTTCCACCTGAAGCTTCTGGTGGACGAGCATCCCAATTCGGAGTTCGTCGGCAAAGCCAAACAGAAATTGAAGCAGCTGGGCCAGTGACCCCGTGTCCGAGCACGCTCGCCAGGAGTTTTGGGCCAGCCTGTGCATCAAGCACGCGCCCGGACTCGGTCCCCGCACCGCCAAGCGCCTCCTGGAGCGCTTCGGCAGCGCGGCCAAGGCCGTGGAGCGGGCCAGGGCATGGCAGGACATGGGCCTCGTCACCAGTCAGCAGCTCCAGTCCTTCCTGGCCGAATCCTGGCGCGCCAGTGCCGAAGAGGAACTGGCCAAGGCCGAGGACAAGGACATCGCCGTCCTGACCTGGGCCGACCCGCGCTACCCGCAGCGCCTGCGCGAAATCCCCGACCCTCCGGTATTTCTCTACACCGTCGGCGACCTGGGCCTGCTGGACAACCCCGGAGTCGGCATGGTCGGCTCCCGCGAGTGTTCGCGCTACGGAATCGAACTGGCCCACCGCATCGCCATGGACCTCTCGGACACCGGCGTCACGATCATCTCCGGGCTGGCCTACGGCATCGACCGGGAGGCCCACCTGGGCGGCCTCAAGGGACCGGGGAGCTCCATCGCGGTCATGGGCACCGGACCGGATCTCATCTATCCGGCCTCCAACCGCGACATCTGGCGCGAGCTGGCCGAGAAGGGCCTCATCCTCTCCGAATTTCCGCCCGGCACCAAGCCGCTCTCCGGCAACTTCCCCCTGCGAAACCGCATCATCAGCGGCCTGTCGCTCGGGGTGCTGGTGGTCGAGGCCACCACCAAATCCGGCAGCCTCA of Fundidesulfovibrio putealis DSM 16056 contains these proteins:
- the dprA gene encoding DNA-processing protein DprA — protein: MSEHARQEFWASLCIKHAPGLGPRTAKRLLERFGSAAKAVERARAWQDMGLVTSQQLQSFLAESWRASAEEELAKAEDKDIAVLTWADPRYPQRLREIPDPPVFLYTVGDLGLLDNPGVGMVGSRECSRYGIELAHRIAMDLSDTGVTIISGLAYGIDREAHLGGLKGPGSSIAVMGTGPDLIYPASNRDIWRELAEKGLILSEFPPGTKPLSGNFPLRNRIISGLSLGVLVVEATTKSGSLITARLAMEQGREVFAVPGPVSLKSYRGCHEIINKGAKLVHGAEDILLELKPQLEAFLAQGRGPKSAPAPLPEFEQARLLPDKPVAKAPPRRVGAATPPARKPRSPVPPVTKADKSPASGPQAPEPTSPFEDNVSGHLAAMGATHIDSLCRIFGKDASEMSRTLVVLELKGVVRRLPGGYYLTA
- a CDS encoding NADase-type glycan-binding domain-containing protein; translation: MPALLLLLMIFSACPAWAQKSQVSLPLSFQIDASGNAESGANLARLVNPSNTQGVALGEWIEFDFGRPMVITGVTVVNGWSESGTHRQYGRIRNAVLSFKDGATVSLTFKDTDKPQSLAFSGKGQTLRLAVASVYPGSASTVPYLTRISFMGYDPGVQQVRLTGRFEGCVRSGSSSNVGGEDDPFYYCARFRADDGNIYGCLDDLCFHPRNLVNVHLKVTGLVKPGNVLEVIEATPVGQDPLPVGKGKAKKR
- the glpX gene encoding class II fructose-bisphosphatase encodes the protein MEAPDRNLALDLVRVTEAAALASARWLGKGDKNAGDGAAVDAMRLCFDSINIQGVIVIGEGEKDEAPMLFNGESVGSGTGPAMDVAVDPVEGTRLLAYGRPNAISVVGCAPKGSMFDPGPSFYMQKLVVPSQAKDAVDLDAPVQDNLLGIAKALDKDVDDLVVFVLDKPRHSKLIADIRATGARIQLHTDGDVAGSLMALDPKDMVDVMMGTGGTPEGVLSACAIRAVGGQMLARLDPQSEEERNNLLDAGFDLKRVLTAEELVSSGDTFFAATGISGGKWLEGVSFSGHGAVTHSLVLRGKTGTVRRIESHHTWDKLMAFSSVKYD
- a CDS encoding OmpA/MotB family protein, which translates into the protein MSKNKPAPIIVKKEDESHAGAHGGSWKVAYADFVTAMMALFLLLWLTMALKPQQKEQISVFFQDQDLPKRDRPQETVVLPTYIAKDVQQGTPQFKLSQEEKLQYEVALMIKQLMENNPNLKKNSGVSSDKVGVLLHVNNAVMFQPGSPQLKPEALKLLDDVVSVMKKIKVDLVVRGHTDDVEAGNGGNMSKFELSAMRAASCVRYIVEKGGIPSTRVKAAAYADSNPIAPNTSDQNRAINRRVEFLYHSQEMANLY
- a CDS encoding RNA recognition motif domain-containing protein gives rise to the protein MAKKLYVGNLPFSASEDDVRDYFAPYGEVISVALITDRETGRLRGFGFVEMNDEGALAAVEALDGQSFQGRNLKINEAQERPRRQYNDNPRSGGGGRRPW
- a CDS encoding tetratricopeptide repeat protein, whose protein sequence is MKRFGLTALSLALAISGCAQNKGKDAQTSRLDNLEAGFSRFQEQQRARDADIDSKLRDIASRLDRLNSGQPPVQAGKAQTPKAPASAQRPGKQPIVAGQIIPLAPQQNAGAPQPAAQAAPQAIPQAAGQPLPPGKPAKPMTSPASQPAAQPLPASQGQQAAAIPQTAPQPAASPLRPHVVTVNDLPRPGQPLAMSPAPQPKQPVPLESARHGKGKAPRQAAPQAASAQPLAPAPQPLTPAAPAPQPVPATPAAPLPPAVPGASGGPVAQPPAADIQEQLLYTEALRSVSANRNDEGRKKFNDFLAKYPSSSKTPEVLFWIGESYMGDKSYNQAVMSFKEVTTRFPKDPKSGESLFRIADAYERLGDKSNAVFHLKLLVDEHPNSEFVGKAKQKLKQLGQ
- the tkt gene encoding transketolase; its protein translation is MSANNEMDRKAVAVIRGLIMDTTRKANSGHPGGPMSSADVAYVLFKEFLRFSPDDHTWFNRDRFVLSAGHESALLYSLLTFQGLLNLDDLKNFRQWKSRTPGHPEVHLTPGVEATTGPLGQGFAMSVGMAAAETMLRARLGADICDHHTYVLASDGDFQEPICLGAASLAGHWGLGKLIAFYDSNQIQLSGPTKRSDCTDYKKVFEGFCWHVIEIDGHDHEAIRGAIRAAQAETERPTLIICHTIIAKGTATREGDFETHGAPLPADEIAATKTKCGLNPAECFSLPQDSVEHFRVRFPELRSQAAEWNRTLETRLDKDPAFLDLWRVMKRSPGNRSFKWPAFEPGSKIATRSAWGKCLEALVDQLPILVGGSADLDPSNMTVKFREMVGNFGPENPLGRNLAFGVREFPMGAIVNGIALHGGLIPFGATFLMFSDYERNALRMSALQHLPALHIFTHDSFHLGEDGPTHQPIEHVSALRLIPNMLVMRPSDANETALCLETALQQTSRPTCLMLSRQNLPTMDPAVYPAVVDGAKKGGYVLRDAPGGKPDLIILVSGSEAPMALAAAEALTERKVRVVNMPCMELFDEQPQLYKDEVLPPECSCRVAVEAGRPELWYKYVGCGSLVLGLTHFGDSAPAEVLAKEYGFTAENLVAQIRARLA
- the infA gene encoding translation initiation factor IF-1, whose translation is MAKEDGIEIAGVVQEALPGTVFEVKLETGQTVLAYLCGKMRKFRIKILPGDSVKVMMSPYDLTKGRITFRAK
- the rpiB gene encoding ribose 5-phosphate isomerase B, with product MSTPVIFGSDHAGFALKEQLKTFVAKMGHEVVDVGTDSLSSCDYPLFAFKLCDLVLEKNCLGILICGTGMGMSMAANRRPGIRAALCANEYLARMTRLHNNANVLCLGERWVGPGLGEAIAETFLKTQFEGGRHLRRIELFDTI